In one window of uncultured Draconibacterium sp. DNA:
- a CDS encoding outer membrane beta-barrel protein — translation MKHRKPMKRILQTQILLLLFLGFSGFEIKAQENDSIVPLENPKRFLRKIDISEVTHNGLKLWQDDFSGHWVGIDFGFNMLLNGDYSGYESEFMDNDVFRSNSAYFNFLQQSIGLQKNRNTIGLVTGLGLQLQSYRLDDNTTIVKGNDGVISPEYLYFNDNQKSKLAIEMITLPLLLEFQIPINHYDNRLFFSAGVVGSLRLSSHTKIKYKEEKKQKLKVVDDFSMHRFKYSVMVRTGYRWFNVFACYDLVPLFKTGKGPELTPFTFGITLFQF, via the coding sequence ATGAAGCACAGAAAGCCCATGAAAAGAATACTTCAAACTCAGATACTACTATTGCTGTTCCTTGGTTTTTCAGGTTTCGAAATAAAGGCACAGGAAAACGACAGCATTGTTCCGTTAGAAAATCCGAAACGGTTTTTGCGTAAAATTGATATTTCGGAAGTTACTCATAACGGGTTGAAATTGTGGCAAGACGACTTCTCGGGGCACTGGGTAGGCATCGACTTTGGTTTTAACATGCTGCTTAACGGAGATTACTCCGGTTATGAGTCGGAGTTTATGGATAACGATGTTTTTCGCTCGAATTCGGCGTATTTCAACTTTTTACAACAAAGTATCGGCTTGCAGAAAAACAGAAATACCATTGGTCTGGTTACCGGGCTGGGGCTGCAATTGCAAAGTTACCGCCTTGATGATAATACTACAATTGTAAAAGGCAACGATGGAGTGATCTCGCCCGAATACCTGTATTTTAACGATAACCAGAAATCGAAACTGGCGATTGAGATGATCACGCTACCCTTGCTTCTCGAGTTTCAGATTCCTATCAATCATTACGATAACCGCCTGTTTTTTTCGGCGGGTGTAGTGGGTAGTTTACGGCTGAGTAGTCACACCAAAATAAAGTATAAAGAAGAGAAGAAACAGAAACTAAAAGTAGTAGATGATTTTTCGATGCACCGTTTTAAATACTCGGTAATGGTGCGTACGGGATACCGCTGGTTTAATGTATTTGCCTGCTACGATTTGGTGCCGCTGTTTAAAACCGGCAAAGGCCCGGAGCTTACACCATTTACTTTCGGAATCACATTATTCCAATTTTAA
- a CDS encoding DEAD/DEAH box helicase, whose product MSLFETMGLKAEILGAIQELGFENPTPIQEKTIPFLLETDQDMVALAQTGTGKTAAFGLPIVQQFDSSVKVPQALILSPTRELALQIARDLETFSKNINGARIATLYGGSDIRKQIKDLESGAQIVVGTPGRTLDLIKRKKLKVHEIKWLVLDEADEMLSMGFKDDLDAILKDTPVEKQTLLFSATMPKEIVRIANTYMADPHEISVGKRNAGAENVEHNYYLVHAKDRYIALKRVADINPNIYGIIFCRTRAETKDVSEKLMQDGYNADALHGDLSQAQRDHVMSRFRSKHLQMLVATDVAARGLDVNDLTHVINYNLPDDPEVYIHRSGRTGRAGKKGICITLIHMREKGKLRNVEKTVGKEFIKVPVPLGKEICEKQLFKLIDRVEKVEVNEEQIGEFMPVIYKKLAWLEREELIKHFVSVEFNSFLKYYENAKDINVDEAREKESMRNDRGDRRRGGRDGRDRGDRGNRERGGDRERGDRGRGRRGNGGNMSRFFFSLGKKSGVNKRAIIDLINQNTPGKSIDIGSIEVLKGFSFFEIDSNYEKEITKAFKNARFRGQKVNIEVANKKK is encoded by the coding sequence ATGAGTTTATTTGAAACAATGGGGTTAAAAGCCGAAATCCTAGGAGCCATCCAGGAACTTGGTTTTGAGAATCCCACGCCAATCCAGGAAAAAACGATTCCGTTTTTATTAGAAACCGACCAGGATATGGTTGCGTTGGCACAAACTGGAACGGGAAAAACAGCGGCATTTGGGCTACCTATTGTTCAGCAGTTCGACAGTTCGGTAAAAGTACCGCAGGCCTTAATATTAAGCCCAACGCGCGAACTGGCGTTGCAGATTGCCAGAGATCTTGAAACGTTCTCGAAAAACATTAACGGAGCAAGAATAGCCACTTTATATGGCGGCTCCGACATCAGAAAACAGATTAAAGACCTTGAGAGTGGCGCCCAGATTGTGGTGGGAACTCCGGGCCGTACTCTCGACCTGATAAAAAGAAAGAAACTAAAGGTACACGAAATAAAGTGGTTGGTTCTCGACGAGGCCGACGAAATGCTTTCGATGGGATTTAAGGACGACCTTGATGCCATTTTGAAAGATACACCGGTAGAAAAACAAACCCTACTGTTTTCGGCTACCATGCCAAAAGAAATCGTAAGAATCGCCAATACATATATGGCCGATCCGCACGAAATTTCGGTGGGAAAACGTAATGCCGGTGCCGAAAATGTAGAGCACAACTACTACCTGGTGCATGCCAAAGACCGCTATATTGCACTAAAGCGTGTGGCTGATATCAACCCGAATATTTACGGGATAATTTTTTGCCGCACCCGCGCCGAAACAAAAGATGTATCGGAAAAACTGATGCAGGACGGTTACAATGCCGATGCATTGCACGGTGACTTATCGCAGGCACAGCGAGACCACGTTATGTCGCGTTTCCGTAGCAAGCACCTGCAAATGTTGGTGGCTACCGATGTGGCAGCACGCGGACTGGATGTAAACGACCTTACCCACGTAATTAACTACAATCTGCCTGACGATCCCGAGGTATATATCCACCGAAGCGGAAGAACAGGCCGTGCCGGGAAAAAAGGAATTTGTATTACGCTGATTCACATGCGCGAGAAAGGAAAACTACGCAATGTGGAAAAGACAGTGGGCAAGGAATTCATAAAAGTTCCGGTTCCACTGGGTAAAGAAATTTGCGAGAAGCAGCTTTTTAAACTCATCGACCGGGTAGAGAAAGTAGAAGTAAACGAGGAGCAGATTGGCGAGTTTATGCCGGTTATATACAAAAAGCTGGCTTGGCTGGAGCGCGAAGAGCTGATTAAGCATTTCGTGTCGGTAGAGTTTAACAGCTTTTTGAAATACTACGAAAACGCGAAGGATATCAACGTTGACGAGGCACGCGAAAAAGAATCAATGCGCAACGATCGTGGCGACCGACGAAGAGGAGGACGTGACGGACGTGATCGTGGTGACCGGGGAAACCGCGAGCGCGGCGGAGACCGTGAACGCGGAGACCGTGGCAGAGGACGAAGAGGCAACGGTGGCAACATGTCGCGTTTCTTCTTTAGCCTGGGTAAAAAGAGCGGCGTAAACAAACGTGCAATCATCGATCTGATTAACCAGAACACCCCGGGAAAAAGTATCGATATTGGCAGTATTGAAGTGTTGAAAGGTTTCTCATTCTTCGAGATTGACTCGAACTACGAGAAAGAAATTACAAAAGCATTCAAAAATGCCCGTTTCAGAGGCCAGAAAGTAAATATTGAAGTAGCGAATAAGAAGAAATAG
- a CDS encoding histidine kinase — protein MVNFKLNKQTKKQVLRHLAILAGAVAISIVFSLVLMQRILHPGIWNMLLLTFIQLELFIYLGNRFFKSVNPDSAGAVKKTIIRLVLFYFVVLLIASALFLALFTWHFWRSGASFSEFIPSLLHSELHSFFTAAGIGFALGALFFFYTQWADTVKRMQKLREEKLIFQYETLKTQVNPHFLFNSLNTLSSLVNSDPTLSDKFIHKLSAVYRYVLENQEKDLVPLAAEMEFVKDFFYLQKIRDGEKIELKIDFEESSVAKIIPVSLQMLVENAIKHNVATRKEPLLITIHFEGMDKLVVRNDLRQRMQLAASSKIGLKNLNERCRLILNREVETQETADEFIVKVPLKLNDQSK, from the coding sequence ATGGTGAACTTTAAGCTAAATAAACAAACGAAAAAACAAGTGCTCAGGCATCTGGCCATCCTGGCGGGCGCCGTGGCTATCAGCATTGTTTTTAGCCTGGTGCTTATGCAACGCATCTTGCACCCGGGTATCTGGAACATGCTACTTTTAACCTTTATCCAGCTGGAGTTGTTTATATACCTTGGCAACCGTTTTTTCAAGTCGGTAAATCCCGATTCTGCCGGGGCTGTAAAGAAAACCATTATCCGGTTGGTTCTCTTTTACTTTGTGGTGCTACTTATTGCTTCGGCATTGTTTCTGGCACTTTTCACCTGGCATTTTTGGCGCTCGGGGGCTTCGTTTTCGGAGTTTATTCCCAGTCTTTTACATTCCGAATTGCATTCGTTTTTTACTGCTGCCGGAATTGGTTTTGCCCTGGGTGCGCTCTTCTTTTTCTACACCCAATGGGCCGACACCGTAAAACGTATGCAGAAACTCAGGGAAGAGAAGCTTATTTTTCAGTATGAGACATTAAAAACGCAGGTGAATCCTCATTTTCTTTTCAACAGTTTAAACACGCTGTCGTCGCTGGTAAACTCCGATCCCACGTTGTCGGATAAATTTATTCATAAGCTTTCGGCCGTGTACCGTTATGTGCTCGAGAACCAGGAGAAAGATCTTGTGCCGCTGGCCGCCGAAATGGAATTTGTAAAAGACTTCTTTTACCTGCAAAAAATTCGCGACGGCGAGAAAATAGAGCTAAAGATCGATTTTGAGGAATCAAGCGTAGCGAAGATTATCCCGGTGTCGTTACAAATGCTGGTCGAGAACGCGATAAAACACAACGTTGCCACGCGTAAAGAGCCACTGCTGATCACCATTCATTTTGAAGGAATGGACAAACTGGTAGTGCGTAACGACCTGCGCCAACGGATGCAACTGGCCGCCTCATCGAAAATCGGCTTAAAAAACCTCAACGAACGTTGTAGGCTCATCCTGAACCGCGAAGTAGAAACGCAGGAAACTGCTGATGAATTTATAGTGAAAGTGCCATTAAAACTGAACGATCAAAGCAAATGA
- a CDS encoding LytTR family DNA-binding domain-containing protein gives MKVVIVEDEHLAAEKLMQQLYSIAPEAEVLAVLESVEESVNWFSGHPAPDLVFMDIQLDDGLSFEVFDELEIKAPIIFTTAFDEYAIRAFKVNSVDYLLKPIELEALRSALRKYKERYNQHQLPEDKVAKVIEQLSRTYKSRFFIKIGNRFQSIQVSKICCFFVQERSTFIKTMEGKTYDLDFSLDQLQKMVDPDQFFRISRNYLININCINEIVGYSSTRLKLKLAAELGEDVIVSRDKVSGFKRWMDK, from the coding sequence ATGAAGGTAGTAATTGTAGAAGACGAGCACCTTGCTGCTGAAAAACTGATGCAGCAGTTATACTCCATCGCCCCGGAAGCGGAAGTGCTTGCGGTGTTGGAATCGGTGGAAGAATCGGTGAACTGGTTTTCCGGACACCCTGCTCCCGACTTGGTTTTTATGGACATTCAACTTGACGATGGTCTTTCGTTCGAAGTTTTTGATGAACTGGAAATTAAAGCCCCGATAATTTTCACCACTGCTTTTGACGAGTACGCCATCCGCGCGTTTAAAGTAAACAGCGTTGATTATCTGCTAAAGCCGATTGAGCTGGAAGCATTGCGTTCGGCTTTGAGAAAATATAAGGAGCGGTACAATCAGCACCAACTACCTGAAGACAAGGTAGCTAAAGTGATCGAACAGCTGTCGAGAACTTACAAGTCGCGGTTCTTTATTAAAATCGGCAACCGTTTTCAGTCTATCCAGGTGAGTAAAATCTGTTGCTTTTTTGTGCAGGAACGCAGCACTTTTATTAAAACCATGGAAGGAAAAACCTACGACCTTGATTTTTCGCTCGATCAGCTACAAAAAATGGTCGATCCTGATCAGTTTTTCCGCATCAGCCGTAATTACCTGATAAACATTAACTGCATTAACGAAATTGTGGGTTACTCCTCCACCCGACTAAAACTAAAACTGGCTGCCGAGCTGGGCGAAGATGTTATTGTTAGCCGCGATAAGGTTTCGGGTTTTAAACGATGGATGGATAAGTGA
- a CDS encoding OsmC family peroxiredoxin gives MSVRKVNSVWNGTLKEGKGNMNITGYSGPFTFASRFENGKGTNPEELVGAAHSGCYSMFLAALISGEGLTPESVETEAAVTLGEVDGGPAITNIKLTNVTKCEGLSQEKFAELSAAAKAKCPISRLYAGGTAEIELDAKLA, from the coding sequence ATGTCAGTAAGAAAAGTAAACTCAGTTTGGAACGGAACTCTTAAAGAGGGAAAAGGAAATATGAACATCACCGGTTACAGCGGGCCATTTACTTTTGCATCTCGTTTCGAGAATGGAAAAGGAACTAACCCCGAAGAACTGGTAGGTGCAGCACATTCAGGTTGTTATTCGATGTTTTTGGCAGCCTTAATCAGCGGAGAAGGATTAACACCCGAAAGTGTTGAAACAGAGGCAGCAGTTACACTTGGTGAGGTAGATGGCGGACCGGCCATTACCAACATAAAATTAACCAACGTAACAAAATGCGAAGGTTTGTCGCAAGAAAAATTTGCCGAACTTTCAGCAGCTGCTAAAGCAAAATGCCCAATTTCGCGTTTGTATGCCGGTGGTACTGCCGAAATTGAATTAGACGCAAAATTGGCTTAA
- a CDS encoding peroxiredoxin — MKSVGDKFPKFKKTAVLADNQFGEVTSEDHKKAGKWMVIYFYPKDFTFVCPTEIVEFNNNHAKFEELNAELYGVSTDTAEVHLAWKSNDPRLANLTYPLIEDTSKSLSKKLGILQPGSVAYRATFIVDPEGKIQWVNCNNDATGRNVAEVLRALEATQNPGLTGCNWHPGDNTL; from the coding sequence ATGAAATCAGTAGGAGATAAGTTCCCAAAGTTTAAAAAAACTGCAGTATTAGCAGACAATCAATTCGGAGAAGTAACATCAGAAGATCATAAAAAAGCAGGCAAGTGGATGGTAATCTACTTTTATCCAAAAGATTTTACTTTTGTTTGCCCAACCGAAATTGTGGAGTTTAATAACAACCATGCAAAATTTGAAGAGTTAAATGCTGAGTTATATGGTGTATCAACTGATACTGCCGAGGTTCACCTGGCATGGAAATCGAACGACCCTCGTTTAGCGAATCTTACTTATCCGTTAATCGAGGATACTTCGAAGTCATTGTCTAAAAAATTGGGTATCTTACAACCTGGAAGCGTTGCTTACCGTGCTACATTTATTGTTGATCCTGAAGGAAAAATCCAATGGGTAAACTGCAATAACGATGCTACCGGCCGTAACGTTGCCGAAGTATTAAGAGCTTTGGAGGCTACTCAGAATCCTGGTTTAACAGGATGTAACTGGCACCCTGGCGATAATACACTTTAG
- a CDS encoding Gfo/Idh/MocA family oxidoreductase, whose amino-acid sequence MEEKSKMTSVSRRAFLGTTAAAAAGFTIVPRHAVAGLGHKAPSDKLNIAGVGVGGMGFANLKNLESENIIGLCDVDWKYSAPVFERYSGAKKYKDWRKMYDELGDSIDGVVVATADHTHAIVAAHAITMGKHVYVQKPLTHSVYESRLLTKLADKYQVATSMGNQGSSGEGVNLTTEWLANGEIGEVTKVEAFTDRPIWPQGLNTPERGDWVPETLDWDLFTGPAKMRPYNQVYHPWNWRGWWDYGTGALGDMACHILHPVFVGLDLGYPIHTQGNSTLLLQDCAPTAQSVKLTYPERKASADKPWKGLKKNTLPQVDVHWYDGGIKPMLPEGWPDGKNPNDQGGGVIFHGTKDKLICGCYGVNPWLLSGRTPDSPKFRRRVETSHEMDWVRACKESAADRVPTASDFKEAGPFNEMVVMGVLGVRLQSLNKELDWDGENMQFTNLSDSEEIKVVIKDGFEIHDGHPTFHKTWTDPVPAKDFAAELIKHTYRKPWSLPDMPA is encoded by the coding sequence ATGGAGGAAAAATCAAAAATGACATCTGTATCAAGAAGAGCATTTCTTGGTACAACAGCAGCTGCGGCTGCAGGATTTACAATTGTTCCGCGCCACGCAGTAGCAGGGCTTGGTCATAAAGCACCAAGTGACAAATTAAACATTGCCGGCGTTGGTGTAGGAGGTATGGGGTTTGCTAACTTAAAAAACCTGGAGTCTGAAAACATCATTGGTTTGTGTGATGTTGACTGGAAGTACTCAGCACCTGTATTTGAAAGATACTCGGGCGCCAAGAAGTACAAAGACTGGCGGAAAATGTATGACGAGCTGGGAGACAGCATTGATGGTGTAGTTGTTGCAACTGCCGACCACACACACGCCATTGTTGCAGCTCATGCCATTACTATGGGTAAGCACGTTTATGTGCAAAAGCCATTAACTCACTCAGTTTACGAATCTCGCTTACTTACCAAACTGGCCGACAAATACCAAGTGGCCACATCAATGGGTAACCAGGGTTCTTCGGGCGAAGGTGTAAACCTTACCACAGAATGGTTGGCTAACGGCGAAATTGGTGAAGTAACAAAAGTGGAAGCATTTACCGACCGTCCTATCTGGCCTCAGGGTTTAAACACTCCTGAAAGAGGCGACTGGGTTCCTGAGACATTGGATTGGGATCTGTTTACCGGTCCTGCAAAAATGCGTCCTTACAACCAGGTTTACCACCCATGGAACTGGCGTGGCTGGTGGGATTATGGTACTGGTGCTCTTGGCGATATGGCTTGCCATATTCTTCACCCGGTATTTGTTGGGCTTGATTTAGGTTATCCTATTCATACTCAAGGAAACTCAACATTGTTGTTACAAGACTGTGCTCCTACTGCCCAGTCGGTAAAACTGACTTATCCTGAACGTAAGGCAAGTGCAGACAAACCATGGAAAGGCTTGAAGAAAAACACGCTTCCTCAAGTTGATGTACACTGGTACGATGGTGGAATTAAGCCAATGCTTCCTGAAGGATGGCCAGATGGTAAAAATCCGAACGACCAGGGTGGTGGTGTAATTTTCCACGGAACAAAAGACAAACTGATTTGCGGATGTTACGGTGTAAACCCATGGTTATTATCGGGTCGCACACCTGATTCTCCGAAATTCCGTCGCCGTGTAGAAACCAGCCACGAAATGGATTGGGTACGTGCATGTAAAGAAAGTGCAGCGGACCGTGTTCCAACTGCATCAGACTTTAAAGAAGCTGGACCATTCAACGAAATGGTTGTAATGGGCGTTCTTGGAGTTCGTTTACAGTCGCTGAACAAAGAACTGGACTGGGATGGCGAAAACATGCAATTCACTAACCTTAGCGATAGTGAAGAAATCAAAGTTGTTATTAAAGACGGTTTTGAAATTCATGATGGTCACCCAACGTTCCACAAAACGTGGACTGATCCTGTTCCGGCAAAAGACTTTGCAGCTGAATTGATCAAGCATACTTACCGTAAGCCTTGGAGTTTACCTGATATGCCGGCATAA
- a CDS encoding SH3 domain-containing protein: MKKSFITFSLIVFICISSNAQLKGSFLKIKETEEGMGLVSELEFVGTYCKFVYFDMQMNGKFEEVENNIFITVGGELGILSLKIVNQNTLEGEGWISGIFKRKTFFVAKNESPIKFQYAVSNVNMRAGAGVDFVKFDVIPQNTKLKVVESVNDWCRVEYDGLSGYVNDEYLSDEPQLETDKKQYGLSEINSRTQNAFANSGSGSDGTGRGGGNQGTGAGISFDLGGRSAISLPKPDYPGNDAGIVVVKVIVDKNGKVTSAEPGARGTTIANKAFWDEAKQAALKAKFNIDQDAPAFQQGTISYRFRLD, from the coding sequence ATGAAAAAATCATTCATCACATTTAGTTTAATTGTTTTCATCTGTATTTCAAGTAACGCACAATTAAAAGGTAGCTTTCTTAAAATTAAAGAGACTGAGGAAGGAATGGGATTGGTCAGTGAGCTTGAGTTTGTAGGTACGTATTGTAAGTTTGTATATTTTGATATGCAAATGAACGGTAAGTTCGAAGAAGTAGAAAATAATATTTTTATTACTGTAGGTGGCGAGTTAGGAATACTTTCACTAAAAATTGTAAATCAAAATACTTTAGAAGGTGAAGGGTGGATTAGTGGGATTTTCAAACGAAAAACTTTTTTCGTTGCAAAAAATGAATCACCAATCAAGTTTCAATATGCCGTTAGCAATGTGAATATGAGGGCTGGTGCAGGTGTAGACTTTGTTAAATTCGATGTTATACCGCAAAACACTAAGTTGAAAGTAGTTGAGAGCGTTAATGATTGGTGTCGGGTCGAATATGATGGATTATCTGGCTATGTAAATGATGAATATCTCAGCGATGAACCACAATTGGAGACCGATAAAAAACAATATGGTTTAAGTGAAATTAATTCGCGTACACAAAATGCTTTTGCAAATAGCGGTTCAGGAAGTGATGGAACAGGCAGAGGGGGTGGAAATCAGGGAACGGGCGCAGGTATTTCATTCGATCTTGGAGGGCGTTCTGCAATTTCTTTGCCCAAACCTGATTACCCGGGTAACGACGCCGGAATTGTAGTAGTAAAAGTTATTGTCGATAAAAATGGGAAAGTAACATCTGCTGAGCCCGGAGCAAGAGGAACAACAATTGCCAATAAAGCATTCTGGGACGAAGCAAAACAAGCTGCGCTAAAAGCAAAATTCAATATCGACCAGGATGCACCGGCATTCCAGCAAGGAACAATTTCTTATCGTTTCAGACTTGATTAA
- a CDS encoding helix-turn-helix domain-containing protein, with product MSKNFTICLEVPENKIKEFIEEAVSKQLLKNSKDIAPPAIFSVKQLAKYIGMAEVSVYKKVRETSIPFFKVGRKVLFRKNEIDSWLEGHRVFTTKEFIDDVESESSR from the coding sequence ATGAGTAAAAATTTTACGATCTGTCTGGAAGTACCAGAAAACAAAATCAAAGAGTTTATTGAAGAAGCTGTTTCGAAACAGCTATTAAAGAATTCAAAAGATATAGCGCCACCTGCTATATTTTCGGTTAAACAACTCGCCAAGTACATTGGTATGGCTGAGGTATCAGTTTATAAAAAAGTTAGAGAGACCTCTATCCCATTTTTCAAGGTTGGGAGGAAAGTGTTATTTCGAAAAAATGAAATAGATTCTTGGTTGGAAGGACATAGAGTTTTTACTACCAAAGAATTTATTGATGACGTAGAATCAGAATCTTCACGTTAA
- a CDS encoding DUF6508 domain-containing protein — protein sequence MTLTEKNYINEINSYAIESWLPLFKLIEKIEKETSFGGLVDSRRIAENLVTIPFWSKAELVKEYIKILYQIPIIINFDWMLWQEGINILNDETYNFDNLDVPTKCKLLTTVVRSDRYCDGALIQAFDSGQIQNIVFSIANGFRYDV from the coding sequence ATGACTTTGACGGAAAAAAATTATATAAACGAAATCAACAGTTACGCTATTGAAAGCTGGTTGCCATTGTTTAAATTAATTGAGAAGATCGAAAAGGAAACTTCTTTTGGGGGATTAGTTGATAGCAGAAGAATTGCCGAGAATCTTGTTACTATACCATTTTGGAGTAAAGCGGAACTCGTTAAAGAATATATTAAGATTCTCTATCAAATACCGATAATAATTAATTTCGATTGGATGTTATGGCAAGAAGGTATAAACATACTAAATGATGAAACATATAATTTTGACAATCTAGATGTGCCAACTAAATGTAAATTGTTGACCACGGTAGTTCGGTCGGATAGATATTGCGATGGTGCATTAATACAAGCTTTTGATTCCGGTCAAATTCAAAATATTGTTTTTTCGATAGCAAATGGATTTCGTTATGATGTATAG
- a CDS encoding site-specific integrase encodes MATVKIVLFKSRTYKNGKHPIMLRLTKNGKLKYFKLGDDRFNAIEKEWNAEFGLFKNDKRYRKEHVKLNAYISKKKSEAIKIIETFEDAKRQWTFKMFEQKFTVNTSLFFAYRFIENQIHVFRKNTQYSTATSLEETLSMLKKFDLEFERLYFQDIDYKYINRLHRYLKQELNYKDSSVGIVMRNIRSVLNKAIKQGIGSKETYPFSNIYGALEVYQISQLEKTKQKKFIPKEYLRKLLQVDQKEEHLTLAVKLFMFSFFSSGINFYDMALLKKSNIESEFDIEGNETHIIKFQRSKTSEGIKIPISLEVQQLLQYFELNYPLENGQLLPIITNYKLKDEKLHNHINGRRKRFNKHLKTVSQILKFPDNLVGFTFYHARHSYATTLLRKGKQVELIREALGHTDIKTTQTYLDSFGTKELALANEGLLN; translated from the coding sequence ATGGCAACGGTAAAAATAGTACTTTTTAAGTCCAGAACTTACAAGAATGGAAAACATCCGATCATGTTGAGACTTACAAAAAACGGAAAGCTTAAGTATTTTAAGCTAGGAGATGATAGATTTAATGCAATTGAAAAGGAGTGGAATGCAGAATTTGGACTTTTCAAAAATGATAAACGATATAGAAAAGAACATGTAAAATTAAATGCGTACATATCCAAGAAAAAAAGCGAAGCGATTAAAATTATTGAAACTTTTGAGGATGCAAAAAGGCAATGGACATTCAAGATGTTCGAACAAAAGTTTACAGTGAATACATCTCTTTTTTTTGCATATCGGTTTATTGAAAATCAAATACATGTTTTTCGTAAAAATACTCAATATAGTACTGCTACAAGTTTGGAGGAAACTTTGTCAATGCTAAAAAAATTCGATTTAGAATTTGAACGTTTATATTTTCAGGACATCGATTATAAATACATCAACAGACTTCATCGCTATCTAAAACAAGAACTTAATTATAAGGATAGTTCTGTTGGCATTGTGATGAGGAATATTAGAAGTGTGCTTAATAAAGCGATTAAACAAGGTATTGGCAGTAAGGAAACATACCCTTTTTCAAATATCTATGGGGCATTAGAAGTATATCAGATTTCACAGCTAGAAAAAACAAAACAAAAGAAGTTTATTCCTAAGGAGTACTTAAGGAAACTGTTACAAGTCGATCAAAAAGAAGAACACCTAACTTTAGCTGTTAAGCTATTTATGTTCTCATTCTTTTCAAGCGGTATAAACTTCTATGATATGGCATTATTGAAGAAAAGCAATATTGAATCAGAATTTGATATTGAAGGAAATGAAACACATATAATCAAGTTTCAGCGTTCGAAAACGTCCGAAGGAATTAAGATTCCAATTTCACTTGAAGTCCAACAGCTTCTGCAATATTTTGAGCTGAATTATCCACTTGAAAATGGTCAACTACTACCAATAATTACAAATTACAAACTTAAGGATGAGAAACTACATAACCACATAAATGGAAGGAGAAAGCGATTTAATAAACATTTAAAAACAGTATCTCAAATATTGAAATTCCCTGACAATTTAGTAGGTTTTACATTTTATCACGCTCGACATTCCTATGCAACAACCTTGTTACGAAAAGGGAAACAGGTAGAATTAATTAGAGAAGCATTAGGACATACCGATATTAAAACAACTCAAACTTACTTGGACAGCTTCGGTACTAAAGAATTAGCTTTAGCAAATGAAGGACTTTTAAACTAA